Proteins encoded in a region of the Panicum hallii strain FIL2 chromosome 3, PHallii_v3.1, whole genome shotgun sequence genome:
- the LOC112886265 gene encoding uncharacterized protein LOC112886265: protein MKSKANGSIQKAGKANDVQGGPNWVLVAGGVLLSTLSVRLGSKLKQIFVTKQQNTSTKAKRRPGACDLHSNLYRFSDQTSCHCYMSGHADGVEFKQAPPSPISRSTEPSNLLVKIPAPESSKENSGVMWSSSPDRLEDPRKTFQYSNCSGSPSVSESGSDIYSKREVIQKLRQQLKRRDEMIMEMQAQITDLKNSLTIQVTQNTNLQSQLDGTNRDLFESEREVQHLRKIIADHCVAESLLHDKPFQAGQWQSNGTNGHVNGYSDSSLDDPELHCNSVEKRKGEGERVELLKREVGELKEVIEGKDFLLQSYKEQKVELSSKIRELQEKLSAQVPNIL from the exons ATGAAGTCTAAGGCCAATGGGAGCATACAGAAGGCAGGGAAGGCTAATGATGTCCAAGGAGGACCAAACTGGGTGCTTGTTGCAGGAGGAGTTTTGCTTAGCACACTTTCAGTCAGACTTGGGTCCAAACTGAAGCAGATATTTGTAACCAAGCAGCAAAATACTTCTACCAAAG CCAAAAGAAGGCCTGGGGCATGTGATCTGCACTCCAACCTCTACAGGTTTAGTGATCAAACTAGCTGTCACTGTTATATGTCAG GGCATGCAGATGGAGTGGAGTTCAAGCAAGCACCTCCAAGTCCTATATCCAGATCAACTGAACCATCTAATCTTCTTGTGAAGATACCAGCACCAGAATCAAGCAAAGAGAACAGTGGTGTCATGTGGTCATCATCACCTGACCGGCTTGAAGATCCCCGCAAAACATTTCAGTACTCAAACTGTTCAGGCTCTCCCTCTGTTTCAGAATCAGGATCCGACATTTACAGCAAGCGAGAGGTCATACAGAAGCTGCGGCAGCAGCTCAAGAGACGTGATGAGATGATCATGGAGATGCAAGCTCAGATTACGGATCTCAAGAACTCTCTCACCATCCAGGTGACACAGAACACCAACTTGCAGTCTCAATTGGATGGCACTAACCGAGATCTGTTTGAATCTGAGAGGGAGGTTCAGCATCTAAGGAAGATCATCGCAGATCATTGTGTTGCAGAATCGCTCTTGCATGACAAACCTTTTCAAGCAGGACAGTGGCAGTCAAATGGCACCAATGGGCATGTTAATGGCTATTCTGACAGCAGTTTGGATGACCCTGAGTTGCATTGTAACAGTGTGGAGAAGaggaaaggagagggagagagggtggAGTTGCTAAAGAGAGAGGTCGGTGAGCTGAAGGAAGTTATCGAAGGCAAGGACTTCCTGCTTCAGAGCTACAAGGAGCAGAAGGTGGAGCTGAGCTCTAAGATCAGAGAACTGCAGGAAAAGCTCTCAGCTCAAGTGCCGAACATCTTGTAG